The Maylandia zebra isolate NMK-2024a linkage group LG7, Mzebra_GT3a, whole genome shotgun sequence genome contains a region encoding:
- the LOC101471078 gene encoding coxsackievirus and adenovirus receptor isoform X3, translated as MFPVTASLCSTLLFVGVFVFVSADKKTITAESGQNVTLPCRATNNNILAVEWSRANLGDEYVLLYRDGRCEPDDQHPSFKNRVDLQDRQMKDGDVSLILENVTINDTGTYECRVKTGNNRRKRTNLSGEPISIINLSVVVPPGQTGGHTEDGGKEAGPVGLKVGLSVPIVLIVARLLIN; from the exons ATGTTTCCTGTAACTGCGTCGCTCTGCTCGACTTTGCTGTTTGTCGGTGTCTTCGtgtttgtctctgcag acaagaaaaccatcacagctgagtctggacagAACGTCACTCTGCCATGTCGAGCtacaaacaacaacatcttagCTGTAGAGTGGAGCAGAGCCAACCTGGGAGATGAATATGTGCTTTTGTACAGGGATGGCCGATGTGAACCAGATGatcagcatccatcttttaagaaccgggtggatctgcaggacagacagatgaaggatggagacgtgtctttgattctggAGAATGTGACAATTAATGACACTGGAACATACGAGTGTCGTGTCAAGACAGGAAATAATCGCAGGAAAAGAACAAATCTCAGTGGTGAACCCATCAGCATCATCAACCTGAGTGTTGTtgttcctccag gtcagacaggaggacacacagaggatggagggaaggaggctGGACCTGTTGGACTGAAAGTTGGTCTGAGTGTTCCCATTGTGCTTATTGTTGCTCGATTATTGATCAActga
- the LOC101471078 gene encoding immunoglobulin superfamily member 11 isoform X1 has translation MFPVTASLCSTLLFVGVFVFVSADKKTITAESGQNVTLPCRATNNNILAVEWSRANLGDEYVLLYRDGRCEPDDQHPSFKNRVDLQDRQMKDGDVSLILENVTINDTGTYECRVKTGNNRRKRTNLSGEPISIINLSVVVPPGQTGGHTEDGGKEDGSVGLKVGLPVVIFLLLVGGAFVGYLIYRKYKQRSQDSYCPTTEPQIGMSGRFLSSESPANEHNDRNDPEENSCHQHSTRIPDATLTLENELLPPQEPAAGLLPETSECSR, from the exons ATGTTTCCTGTAACTGCGTCGCTCTGCTCGACTTTGCTGTTTGTCGGTGTCTTCGtgtttgtctctgcag acaagaaaaccatcacagctgagtctggacagAACGTCACTCTGCCATGTCGAGCtacaaacaacaacatcttagCTGTAGAGTGGAGCAGAGCCAACCTGGGAGATGAATATGTGCTTTTGTACAGGGATGGCCGATGTGAACCAGATGatcagcatccatcttttaagaaccgggtggatctgcaggacagacagatgaaggatggagacgtgtctttgattctggAGAATGTGACAATTAATGACACTGGAACATACGAGTGTCGTGTCAAGACAGGAAATAATCGCAGGAAAAGAACAAATCTCAGTGGTGAACCCATCAGCATCATCAACCTGAGTGTTGTtgttcctccag gtcagacaggaggacacacagaggatggagggaaggaggatggaTCTGTTGGACTGAAAGTTGGTCTTCCAGTTGTTATTTTCCTTCTTCTTGTTGGTGGTGCCTTTGTTGGTTATTTGATCTacagaaaatataaacaacgtAGCCAGGACTCATATTGCCCCACCACTGAACCACAGATTGGAATGTCTGGGAGATTTCTGAGTTCTGAATCTCCTGCTAATGAACACAATGACAGAAATGACCCGGAAGAAAACAGCTGTCACCAGCACTCCACAAGGATTCCTGATGCCACTCTGACACTTGAGAATGAACTACTTCCTCCTCAGGAACCAGCAGCAGGACTGCTTCCAGAGACatcagagtgcagtagataa